The DNA segment AGCTCGAGCATGTGGGAGGTGATGTTGGAGCGTCGGCCCCGCAACGAAACGATCTCCGCTTCCAGTTTCCGCATCTCCTCGCCGCATTCGTGGAGGCGGACACCCGCTTCCGTAAGGGCGTTTTGCGCGTCAGCGCGCTGCTGCTCCAAGGCAGTCTGCTGCTTGGCCGCCTCGCGCCGGTTGGCCAGAAATCCGTCCTCATCATCAACATCGTGAAGGCCTAACGCCCGGGCGAGTTGATGATACTCGGCTGCACGATGGCGCCGCTTGTCCCGGGTTTGCTGGAGATCCTCGATCTGACGCTGCAACTCCTGTAACCGATCGCCGCCGTTCATGAGGATGGCGTTCTCGATCTCGCGACGGCGCCTTTGCTGTTCGCGGAGCGTTTGCTCCACGCTCTGGATGCGCCTCGCAAGAGCCTCCAGGTCACGGTCGTACCTTTCAATGCGCTCGACCAGCAGGCGGCATTTGATCTGTGCAAACCAGGGGCGTAAGGCATCCCGGCACTGTTTCAACTCTGCGATCAGCGCCTCCACCTGCTGGTGACGGTCCACATCCTCGACGAGCGGCTGCAACGCTTCGATCTGCCGCTTGGCCTTGAGCACGGCCTCGTGCGCGCGGGCCAGGTCTTCAAAGTGGCGGATGAGCGCGTGGATCCGTTCTTCCACCGGGAAGGGGTCCAGCATGTGTTCGCGGACAAACTCGGTCAGATTGCCCACTGACTTCATCGAGACGGTTTGGTAAAAGAGTTCAAGTGCCTGGTCGCCGGCAATGCCCAGTCGACGACAAAAATCGGCACTGTATTTTGTGAAGTGATCATATACGCGGATGCCCGGCTGGGTGCGCAAGCGCCTACGCAATTCGGTGATATCGCTGCCGAAACCGGCGAAATCCTCGGCGATGCGCAATGGCAGATCGGCGACCACGTAAAATCGTGCGGGCTGGCCCTGGTTGTCCTGCACCCAGAAGACCTGGGCGAGGGTCACATCTTCCCCGCTGGACTCATTACGGAAATGGGCAAGGATCACAGAGTAGCTACTGCGGTCGCGCAGGGCCACCGGGTGTGCAGACAGGCTTCCCTCTGCCCGTTCCGATCTGTAATAGCCCAGTACGTAGGAGCGAAGGCTACGCTCGCGTGAATCCGCCCCGGCCGCCTTGTTGTAGACAATACGGTTCGACGGCACGAGTAATGTGGTGACGGCATCCACCAAGGTCGACTTCCCTGACCCGATCTCGCCGGTCAGGAGGCCGTTCTTACCGTTGGGTGTGACGGACCATACCCTTTGATGAAATGTGCCCCAATTGAGGACTTCAAGGCGGTGGAGGCGGAAACCCGCGAGGTTATCCATCGCTTCCCTCCTCATCCTGGGAACCGTATGGCGAAGCTGCTCCCTGCGACCCACACGCGGATCCTTGCAAGTATTCGCGGTATTCGGCCAGCCGCTCCTCGAACTCAGCCAGCCACTGCGCGTCGACGAAAGCGGCCAGGATGCGGCGCACCTCGTAACGGTCTTCGTGACCGCGGAGTTTCCGCAAGAACCCGAGGTCCACAACCTTGCGGATGTCTCCGTCGACGTGATTCAAAAGCCGGACCTCGTCCGTGGTGTCCGGGAGAAACAGGCGTACCATGTCCACGATCTCTTCTCGCTGCAGGACGAGACGCGGATCTCCACCGCTGGCATCGTGTTCCGCCAGCTTCTTGCGGAGTAGGGCTAATAACAGGCTGACCCCGTAGCTGAGTTGGCGGCGCGGCACCAACCGCGGCGGCGCCTCCTCTCCCTCCAGCACGTCCCGCTGGCGGAGATAGGCGTAGCCCTCGGCTTCGTTCAAGATCAGCTCCAAGCCAAAGGGGGCCACGTGGTCGCGAACCTGAGCCTCGAAGCGGAGGAGCGATGCCCAAAGCGCCGGTTGCTCATCGCGGTAAAGTACGCCGCGGAAGAGGGCGATCAATACCGGTGAGACGCCTGAGAGCGCTGTTGTACGTTCGACGCTCGATGCTCCCGCCGGCGCCGCACCATCCAAGCCCGTATCCTGCCTAGGCTCCTCCTGCAGTGGCTCCATCTCCTTCCGACGGGTTTATAGCCTGAAAGAGCTCGCCGGTGGACGCCACATGGCCGCCATCGCGGACGAAGGTGACCGCAGGAAACGTCGCTTGCCGCAGGCGGCCGTCCGGGTCCCGCCATGCCACCGTTTCCCTTAAACTTTCGTCGACCACGCCGAGGTGTTGAACGGTCGCAAGCGTAAACCAGGCCACCAATTCGGCCAACCCCTTTTCAAGGGGGTAAAGGCGTAACAGCTCACCGAGGGTGATCCGCGACCGCCTCTGCAGCTCCCGCCGCACGCGGGCGCGCAGAAGGTCTTTGTCGACGTATATCTGTTCGAAGAGCGGCTCGAGCGAGATTTCAGCCAAGCCCTCCTGCACTTCCTGCTGCTCGATTCGCGGTTTTCGCGGCGGCCGGAAAAGCGGCCGGTCCATGGGCAGCGCTACGGCCGGAGCCGGTGCGTCGATCCACATGCCGGGTTCCGGAGGCGGCGCGGCTCGCAGGGCCAGCGCGTGCTGCTCGATGCCTCGCAGGATGTGCATAATCCGGCGGTTCTCCAACCACGTTTGATCGTCCAGGTAGCGGCGCAGTTGTTCAGAAAGCCGCGCCACGGTGCGCTGCGTTGTCTCTCCAGCCGCCAGCCAATCGTAATGCAGCCTGCGCAAACGTGGATCGGGCTTCAACGCCGCCACCGGCTCCAGCTCCAGAATCTGTTCCAGGAGAGTCGTCAACTCCTGCTGGTGCTCAGGTGACATAAGAAAATCCCAAAAGGCCTGGAAGCTGCGGCCTTGATCGGATTCGGCGATGGCGTCGTGCTTGTCCAACACCTCACCTAAGACTTCACCCTTGCCGCCTTCCCAGGTG comes from the Clostridia bacterium genome and includes:
- a CDS encoding DUF4194 domain-containing protein, which translates into the protein MEPLQEEPRQDTGLDGAAPAGASSVERTTALSGVSPVLIALFRGVLYRDEQPALWASLLRFEAQVRDHVAPFGLELILNEAEGYAYLRQRDVLEGEEAPPRLVPRRQLSYGVSLLLALLRKKLAEHDASGGDPRLVLQREEIVDMVRLFLPDTTDEVRLLNHVDGDIRKVVDLGFLRKLRGHEDRYEVRRILAAFVDAQWLAEFEERLAEYREYLQGSACGSQGAASPYGSQDEEGSDG
- a CDS encoding DUF3375 domain-containing protein, with amino-acid sequence MDYQHLVQLRRRHPAWRLLAAQNAPLVIGFLYATFIEPNLRSISERELEARLDDYLFHLREQLGEDAFPKDAAAYLNEWADTEHGWLRRFYPVGSDEPHFDLTPAAERALHWLRDLERREFIGAESRLKLIFNLLREIVQGSETDPQARIAELERRRAAIEAEIEAIRRGHLVLLDPTQLRERFLHVVDMARALLADFRQVEQNFRDLDRQVRERIATWEGGKGEVLGEVLDKHDAIAESDQGRSFQAFWDFLMSPEHQQELTTLLEQILELEPVAALKPDPRLRRLHYDWLAAGETTQRTVARLSEQLRRYLDDQTWLENRRIMHILRGIEQHALALRAAPPPEPGMWIDAPAPAVALPMDRPLFRPPRKPRIEQQEVQEGLAEISLEPLFEQIYVDKDLLRARVRRELQRRSRITLGELLRLYPLEKGLAELVAWFTLATVQHLGVVDESLRETVAWRDPDGRLRQATFPAVTFVRDGGHVASTGELFQAINPSEGDGATAGGA